The DNA sequence ACCGACAGCGATGGCGATGTCATCGGCCAGTGGAGCAAGATCGGCCTGGCCAACGTCAAGGCACGAGTTTCCAACACCACCCTGACCGCCGGCCGCCAGTCGATCAACACGCCGGTGTTCGCCTACATCGGCAATCGCGCGCTGCCTTCCAGTTTCGAAGGGGTTAGCGTGTTGAGTGAAGAGTTCGACAACCTCTCGTTCCAGGCCGGCACGTTCGACCGGGTATCGCCTCGGACCGAGCAAAGCCTGAGTAAATTCAGGTCCGAATACGCGGCAGTCTCGGCCGAGTCCGACCGGGTCAGCATCGCCGGCGTGAACTACCAGCCGTTCAAGAGCCTGACTACCAGCCTGTATGCCTCCAACGTCGAAGACTTCTGGAATCAGTACTACTTCGGCGCCATCCACGAGATGGGCGACAACGCCGTGCTCAGCCTCACCACCGGCTTGAACTACTACAAAACCAGGGACGAGGGTCAAAGCAAACTCGGCAAGATCGATAACGACACTTACAGCCTTTCCTTCACTGCCAGCCACAAGGCCCACAGTCTGACCCTGGCGTACCAGGAGGTGTCCGGTAACGAATACTTCGACTATGTGCACGAGACCAATGCGATCTTCCTGGCCAACTCCTTGTTCTCGGACTACAACGGCCCGAACGAGAAGTCCTTCCAGGTAGGCTACGGCCTGAACATGGCCGCCTACGGCGTACCGGGTCTGAAGTTCAATATCTACAGCGCCCGTGGCTGGGGTATCGACGGTACCCACTACAACAGCACCGGCTACAACGTACGCGCGTTGGACGGCGAACATCACTATGAATATAGCATCGGCACTTCCTACACCCTACAGAGCGGTCCGCTGAAGGACACGACTGTGCGGGCGACCTACACTGCGCACCGGGCCAGTGAAAATCAAGGTGATGGCAGCCTGGACGAACTGCGTATTGTCACCACCATTCCTTTCAACATTCTGTAACCGGTAGCGTTGCGGCTGATTCGACGAATCAGCCGCAACGGCTAATCTGGCTAATTGACCGCAGAGGGTTACATGAACCTGCTACCCCTACAGGCTGCCCTGGCAGCCGCACTGCTGAGTGTCGCCGCTGGCATCTCGGCCAAACCGCTGGTGGTTTGTACCGAGGCCAGCCCCGAAGGCTTCGATATCGTCCAATACACCGCGGCGACAACCGCCGACGCCTCCTCTGAAACCCTCTTCAACCGCCTGGTGGATTTCACGCCCGGCACCACCGATATTGAACCAGGCCTGGCCGAACGCTGGGACATCAGCCCCGACGGCCTGACCTATACCTTCCACCTGCGGCGCGGGGTTAAATTTCACACGACCGATTACTTCAAGCCGACCCGCGAGTTCAATGCCGAAGACGTGCTCTGGAGCTTCCAGCGCCAACTCGACCCCAAGCATCCATGGCATGACAAAACCTCCATCGGCTTCCCCTATTTCGAGGCCATGGGTTTCAAAGCGTTGATCCAGCGCATCGACAAGGTCGACGACTTCACTGTCAGCTTTACCCTGACCCGGCCCGAGTCACCCTTCCTGCGCGACATGGCCATGGGTTTCACTTCGATCTATTCGGCGCA is a window from the Pseudomonas sp. LS1212 genome containing:
- a CDS encoding OprD family porin, which gives rise to MKLTKTAVLALSLTGLSATVNAEQASQDFVPVTVKSTSDQADASGFIEGQSLSGSTRNWYARERAKRGPLWKYSKGDGTRVPTSSRDNWVQGTILNYTSGFTQGTVGISTEVAAYNAVALERGRARVDGPNNRTLTDSDGDVIGQWSKIGLANVKARVSNTTLTAGRQSINTPVFAYIGNRALPSSFEGVSVLSEEFDNLSFQAGTFDRVSPRTEQSLSKFRSEYAAVSAESDRVSIAGVNYQPFKSLTTSLYASNVEDFWNQYYFGAIHEMGDNAVLSLTTGLNYYKTRDEGQSKLGKIDNDTYSLSFTASHKAHSLTLAYQEVSGNEYFDYVHETNAIFLANSLFSDYNGPNEKSFQVGYGLNMAAYGVPGLKFNIYSARGWGIDGTHYNSTGYNVRALDGEHHYEYSIGTSYTLQSGPLKDTTVRATYTAHRASENQGDGSLDELRIVTTIPFNIL